A stretch of Aedes aegypti strain LVP_AGWG chromosome 2, AaegL5.0 Primary Assembly, whole genome shotgun sequence DNA encodes these proteins:
- the LOC5567983 gene encoding transformer-2 protein homolog alpha isoform X1: protein MSHPRGQYYEVVRTSRVVIRGGEHDSRSRSHDRKYRRENRDDGYLRYGGESEYTGRSNGDSYHGRRSTRQAIPHESHSHHHGASEYDESKAVLAVFNLNIYTTESELYDVFTKFGPLKKATIVLDAKTGRSRGFGFVYFESTEDARVAHTQANGIEIGDRPIRVDYSATEKPHDPTPGVYYGRVSYPKRGGYGGAPPRGPPAMAAPGGHYHCQGCEIEARERERWERDARRYGNGREYYYQDRYAAPEYPRGRDRSAMSRSRGDYYRGGAGVR, encoded by the exons GTCGTCCGGACTAGTCGAGTAGTCATTAGAGGAGGCGAG cATGATTCGCGGTCCCGCAGCCATGACCGCAAGTATCGCCGCGAAAATCGGGACGATGGCTACCTCCG ATACGGCGGCGAATCAGAATATACTGGACGCAGTAACGGCGACAGCTACCACGGGCGTCGAAGCACAAGGCAAGCAATTCCCCACGAATCTCACTCCCATCACCACGGTGCAAGCGAGTACGACGAGAGCAAGGCCGTTCTGGCGGTCTTCAATTTGAACATCTATACCACCGAGTCGGAGCTGTACGACGTCTTCACCAAGTTTGGCCCACTGAAGAAGGCGACCATAGTTCTCGATGCCAAG ACCGGCCGTTCCCGTGGATTCGGGTTCGTGTACTTCGAGAGCACCGAGGACGCCAGAGTGGCCCACACTCAGGCCAATGGTATCGAAATCGGAGATCGACCGATACGCGTCGATTACTCGGCAACGGAAAAACCTCACGATCCCACTCCGGGTGTGTACTATGGTAGGGTCAGCTATCCGAAAAGGGGCGGCTATGGCGGTGCTCCGCCGCGAGGACCTCCAGCTATGGCAGCACCTGGTGGCCACTACCACTGTCAGGGCTGCGAGATTGAAGCCCGCGAGCGGGAACGATGGGAACGCGATGCGCGCCGCTATGGCAATGG CAGAGAATACTACTACCAGGACAGATACGCCGCACCGGAGTATCCGCGTGGCCGCGATCGATCAGCCATGTCCCGATCCCGGGGTGACTACTACCGAGGAGGTGCAGGTGTTCGCTGA
- the LOC5567983 gene encoding transformer-2 protein homolog alpha isoform X2 has product MSHPRGQYYEVVRTSRVVIRGGEHDSRSRSHDRKYRRENRDDGYLRYGGESEYTGRSNGDSYHGRRSTRQAIPHESHSHHHGASEYDESKAVLAVFNLNIYTTESELYDVFTKFGPLKKATIVLDAKTGRSRGFGFVYFESTEDARVAHTQANGIEIGDRPIRVDYSATEKPHDPTPGVYYGRVSYPKRGGYGGAPPRGPPAMAAPGGHYHCQGCEIEARERERWERDARRYGNGEYYYQDRYAAPEYPRGRDRSAMSRSRGDYYRGGAGVR; this is encoded by the exons GTCGTCCGGACTAGTCGAGTAGTCATTAGAGGAGGCGAG cATGATTCGCGGTCCCGCAGCCATGACCGCAAGTATCGCCGCGAAAATCGGGACGATGGCTACCTCCG ATACGGCGGCGAATCAGAATATACTGGACGCAGTAACGGCGACAGCTACCACGGGCGTCGAAGCACAAGGCAAGCAATTCCCCACGAATCTCACTCCCATCACCACGGTGCAAGCGAGTACGACGAGAGCAAGGCCGTTCTGGCGGTCTTCAATTTGAACATCTATACCACCGAGTCGGAGCTGTACGACGTCTTCACCAAGTTTGGCCCACTGAAGAAGGCGACCATAGTTCTCGATGCCAAG ACCGGCCGTTCCCGTGGATTCGGGTTCGTGTACTTCGAGAGCACCGAGGACGCCAGAGTGGCCCACACTCAGGCCAATGGTATCGAAATCGGAGATCGACCGATACGCGTCGATTACTCGGCAACGGAAAAACCTCACGATCCCACTCCGGGTGTGTACTATGGTAGGGTCAGCTATCCGAAAAGGGGCGGCTATGGCGGTGCTCCGCCGCGAGGACCTCCAGCTATGGCAGCACCTGGTGGCCACTACCACTGTCAGGGCTGCGAGATTGAAGCCCGCGAGCGGGAACGATGGGAACGCGATGCGCGCCGCTATGGCAATGG AGAATACTACTACCAGGACAGATACGCCGCACCGGAGTATCCGCGTGGCCGCGATCGATCAGCCATGTCCCGATCCCGGGGTGACTACTACCGAGGAGGTGCAGGTGTTCGCTGA
- the LOC5567984 gene encoding adrenodoxin-like protein, mitochondrial: protein MSISNSVRYLAHNLYSSWHCLLIPRNVHLSRYLLHGEYEWQDPKTENEVVNITYIDKDGKRIPVRGKIGDNVLYLAHRFGVEMEGACEASLACTTCHVYVLGDYGNKLPPSEEKEDDLLDMAPFLKENSRLGCQIVLTKELEGLELQLPQATRNFYVDGHKPKPH from the exons ATGTCAATCTCAAACAGTGTACGATATTTGGCCCATAATCTCTACAGTAGCTGGCACTGCTTACTGATTCCACGCAATGTCCATCTTTCGCGAT ATCTCTTGCATGGAGAATATGAATGGCAGGATCCCAAAACCGAAAATGAAGT GGTCAACATCACCTATATCGACAAGGACGGAAAGCGAATACCGGTTCGAGGCAAAATAGGCGACAACGTGCTCTATCTGGCCCACAGGTTCGGCGTGGAGATGGAGGGCGCCTGTGAAGCGTCCCTAGCCTGCACAACGTGTCACGTTTACGTGCTGGGGGATTACGGGAACAAGTTGCCACCCTCGGAGGAGAAAGAAGACGATCTACTAGACATGGCTCCATTCTTGAAGGAAAATTCCCGCTTGGGTTGCCAGATAGTGCTGACCAAAGAGCTCGAAGGCTTGGAACTGCAATTGCCCCAAGCGACCAGGAATTTCTACGTGGACGGGCACAAACCGAAGCCGCATTAG